In Glycine max cultivar Williams 82 chromosome 4, Glycine_max_v4.0, whole genome shotgun sequence, the genomic stretch GATTCACTACATATTAGGGCTGTTCACTTGTATATATATCACTGTAAACTAATATCaaattcatcaataaaagttacaAACTTATTCCTCTATAATAACTTCTACAAACCACATCCACCACAAAACCACATTCAATAGCTCAAAAGATAAGAAATTATTAAGTGATTCTAGAATACTACTTGTTTATAGTATtaaccaaaatatatataacatgttggGAATGTTTGAGACGCCACACGTGTGCAAACAAGCACATACATAGCCGGAGATGCTGTTCATAAATTTCAGCATAGTAATTGCAGTAACAGTTTCAGCCTTTCAGGCATTATTACTAAATAACAGCAAATGAATTATATATAGTAACAGAATTACATCTAGCATTTCCATTTTTGCCATGTCTGCTATGATACTTATATGTGTCAAATTCTAATAATGTTCAAGCTTTTCCTACCTGTGGTTCTGTCTGCTCTGCTCCCACAATCTCAAACACATTCACCTCTGttgtattttctttcttgtaaatGTATCCCCTTTGCACCCACAGAAAGACCGCAAAATTAAGCGCAGATATCACAAAAAGAAGAGCATAATAGTAATCAAGGTGGCAGTCATTCAGATTGTTACCAAGCCAGCTCTTACCACTCACCTTCCTTGAAAATTTATCTATCATAGAAACTAGTAAACTATTGGAGTATTTCCCAGCAGCTATGGTGCTGGTGTAGAAGGCTGTGCCAAGGACTTTCATTTCTTCTGGGGATTGATCATAGAAGAATTCTAGCAATCCAGCCATAAGGAATGTGTTTGCAAGACCAAGTATAACATGTTGAGGCAAAACCCAAAATATGCTCATAGGAACTACTTCTTCTGCACCAGTTATGTGTTTCTCCCTTATGACTTTCATTCTTCGAATTTCCACAGCATACATGACTACAGCTGCCATGATTTGGATGGCTACTCCAATGGCAATCCTGTGAAGCATTTTGACTCCTCTAGGAAGGCCGGTTCTTCGACGCATGAATGGTACGAAGTAACGGTCGTAAATGGGGAGACAAATGAGAATGGTGACCACCACAAAACTCCATAGGGAGGCTGCTGGTATATGGAAGTTCTGGCCCAGGTTCCTTTCCATTGTTGTGCCTTGCTTGACAAACACGGTTACTTCCACTGCCCAGAAGTTGCTTGGAATTATAATTAGTAGCCATATCCCAAGCATCCCTAAGATAAGCTTGTTTGTCTCTACTTGAGTCACTGTGCATGGGGGATTTGAGGCATCTATTCTGCTTTCTTTTATAGCAGCCTTGTCTAAGAACCTGAAAAACACAGATTTGGCTATTTAACTTTCATATTTAATTCAAGGAGTTAAGCATCCAAGAAAGAAGTGctagaaattattatatagcTCCTAATTACGGATGTTCATGTCACACATTATTAActctttcataaattaaaaaaatgtatgtgtCATGTAAATATTGACAATCATATAGTCTAAGACCATGCAATAAATTCAGGTTAATGTTTAATGCGTTTCTTTTAAGACACtctatttattagttaaaatttattaaaaactattaaatcaaAGAGCGGAACTCATAAATACTAAATGAAATccacaaaattttgtaattttatataaatttcagcCAATAATAAAATGTGTTAGTAACATTTGTCACGGAAAGAATGTATTGTTTTTTGTATGCTCTTGTCTGCACATAAGCACTTCATATAAACATGCATTTTGTAAATCCCAAACAGAAATTCAATTTATCAAGTTGTATCAACCAAGGATTACTTCGGCAAAGTAACTATTTTAGTGAGTATTCTAGGCCCAACCATTATAGATTTATATCATCCTTCCATCAAACCCATATTGTATGCTTTTAATGAGATTTCAACATGAAATGATTTATATCCTAACAGATCACTCTATGCTCAACCATTAATATATATCCTCTCCAATTCTTCTTAATGGTAGTAACTTTGTATGTAGTGTACGCCACTCCCAAATGTTATGTGGGGGAAATTTTGAGTATCCAATCCATTCATCTTAGTGATTGTTCCTACCTTCCAGTGCTAGAAATTTGAACAATAACTCATAGGGTAGTTATGATGGTCATGTGCAATTCTGGTGTAAAATGCAAAAAAACACATACTAATTGAACAATAATACATCCCTTGTGTTTATGTTTTTCCTTCAAATATATGAGTCAATAT encodes the following:
- the LOC100805054 gene encoding protein NRT1/ PTR FAMILY 5.1 isoform X2, which encodes MGLLVLTTSLKCFRPTWTDGIFKEASTIRLTFFYLSIYTIAIGSGVLKPNISTFGADQFDDFSPKEKVLKVSFFNWWSFVTACGTLTATLFVVYIQETFGWGLGYGISAIGFLVATVTFLMGVPIYRHKSRKGKSHPKEFFRVPVVAFRNRKLQLPSSPLELHECEMEHYIDSGRRQIYHTPRFRFLDKAAIKESRIDASNPPCTVTQVETNKLILGMLGIWLLIIIPSNFWAVEVTVFVKQGTTMERNLGQNFHIPAASLWSFVVVTILICLPIYDRYFVPFMRRRTGLPRGVKMLHRIAIGVAIQIMAAVVMYAVEIRRMKVIREKHITGAEEVVPMSIFWVLPQHVILGLANTFLMAGLLEFFYDQSPEEMKVLGTAFYTSTIAAGKYSNSLLVSMIDKFSRKVSGKSWLGNNLNDCHLDYYYALLFVISALNFAVFLWVQRGYIYKKENTTEVNVFEIVGAEQTEPQVGKA